The proteins below come from a single Ahaetulla prasina isolate Xishuangbanna chromosome 16, ASM2864084v1, whole genome shotgun sequence genomic window:
- the ZBTB43 gene encoding zinc finger and BTB domain-containing protein 43: MEPGATSFRVEFPDFCNTVLQKLNQQRQQGQLCDVSIVVQGHLFRAHKAVLAASSPYFCDQVLLKNSRRIVLPDVMHPRVFENILLSTYTGRLVMPAPEIVSYLTAASFLQMWHVVDKCTEVLEGNPSVLCQKLNRASDHQSPSSSNYNGLAESFELGAAGQSDFHKAQELRDGENEEESSKDELLSQLTEHEYLPSNSSTEHDRLSTGMTSQDGEEGVSDSTDYQYARPVYSKPSIMSHKRWIHVKTERFVQDCEGVEMHGSYDEHQVSESVNAVQPHHPVQTTIVEDLRVNDRKVDMEFGNPANEGTYDEQVDFYGSSMEEFSGERSDRTLSLQRPEASGYGESLDLPSGIKEENALAGFSTTDKLYPCQCGKSFTHKSQRDRHMGMHLGLRPYGCGVCGKKFKMKHHLVGHMKIHTGIKPYECNICGKRFMWRDSFHRHVTSCTKSYQACKMEQNAAKMN, translated from the coding sequence ATGGAGCCGGGGGCGACCTCTTTCCGCGTCGAATTCCCCGATTTCTGCAACACCGTCCTGCAGAAGCTCAACCAGCAGCGCCAGCAAGGCCAGCTCTGCGATGTGTCTATCGTGGTCCAGGGTCACCTCTTCCGAGCCCACAAAGCCGTCCTGGCCGCCAGCTCCCCTTACTTTTGCGATCAGGTGCTCCTGAAGAACAGCCGACGGATTGTCCTTCCCGACGTCATGCACCCCAGAGTCTTCGAGAATATCCTCCTGTCGACCTACACCGGCCGACTCGTCATGCCTGCTCCGGAAATCGTTAGCTACTTGACGGCGGCCAGTTTCCTCCAGATGTGGCACGTGGTGGACAAATGCACGGAGGTCTTGGAAGGGAACCCTTCGGTCCTTTGTCAAAAGCTGAACCGGGCCAGCGACCACCAGTCTCCGAGCAGTAGTAACTACAACGGCCTGGCAGAAAGCTTTGAGCTGGGGGCAGCGGGCCAGTCGGATTTCCACAAAGCGCAGGAACTGAGGGATGGGGAGAACGAAGAGGAGAGCTCCAAGGATGAGCTGTTGTCTCAATTGACCGAACATGAGTATCTCCCTAGCAATTCCTCTACGGAACACGACCGGTTGAGCACTGGAATGACCAGCCAGGATGGAGAAGAAGGCGTCAGTGACAGTACCGATTATCAATATGCCCGGCCTGTTTATAGCAAGCCCAGCATTATGTCTCACAAACGGTGGATCCATGTAAAAACGGAGCGGTTTGTTCAAGACTGCGAAGGAGTGGAAATGCACGGATCTTACGACGAACACCAAGTCTCCGAATCAGTGAATGCCGTTCAGCCACATCATCCTGTACAGACCACCATCGTGGAAGATCTCCGGGTCAACGATAGGAAGGTGGACATGGAATTTGGAAACCCGGCCAACGAAGGCACCTACGACGAGCAAGTTGACTTCTACGGCTCCTCCATGGAAGAGTTCTCCGGGGAAAGGAGCGATAGGACTCTGAGCCTCCAGAGACCGGAGGCTTCGGGTTACGGAGAAAGCTTAGACCTTCCCTCAGGGATCAAGGAAGAAAACGCCCTCGCTGGCTTTTCTACCACCGACAAACTTTACCCCTGCCAATGTGGCAAGAGCTTTACCCACAAAAGCCAGAGGGACCGTCACATGGGTATGCATCTCGGACTCCGGCCGTACGGCTGCGGCGTGTGCGGTAAGAAATTCAAAATGAAGCACCACCTGGTGGGCCACATGAAAATCCATACCGGCATTAAGCCGTACGAGTGCAACATTTGCGGGAAAAGGTTCATGTGGAGAGACAGTTTCCACCGGCACGTCACCTCCTGCACCAAATCTTACCAAGCCTGCAAAATGGAACAGAACGCTGCTAAGATGAActag